A genomic region of Blattabacterium cuenoti contains the following coding sequences:
- the rpsD gene encoding 30S ribosomal protein S4 — translation MAKYIGPKTKISRRFGECIYGEDKYFERRKYPSGQHGSSRRRGKRSEYFIQLIEKQKARYTYGILERQFESLFFEAARKKGITGELLLQACESRLDNIVFRLKFAPSRSSARQIVSHRHIIVNNKVVNIPSFRLKPGDKIEIKEKSKKHPVILNSINKKIGPLVEWLILDENNMFGIFRMMPKRIQIPENIKEQLIVELYSK, via the coding sequence ATGGCAAAATATATAGGACCTAAAACTAAAATTTCTAGAAGATTTGGAGAATGCATTTATGGGGAAGATAAGTATTTTGAAAGAAGAAAATATCCGTCTGGTCAACATGGGAGTAGTCGTCGTAGAGGAAAACGTTCAGAATATTTTATTCAATTAATCGAAAAACAAAAAGCAAGATATACTTATGGTATATTGGAACGACAATTTGAAAGTTTATTTTTTGAGGCTGCAAGAAAAAAAGGGATAACCGGAGAATTATTATTACAAGCATGTGAAAGTCGTTTAGATAATATAGTTTTTAGATTAAAGTTTGCACCATCTCGATCTTCTGCACGTCAAATTGTTTCTCATAGACATATCATTGTTAATAATAAAGTGGTTAATATTCCATCTTTTAGATTAAAACCAGGAGATAAAATAGAAATAAAAGAAAAATCTAAAAAACATCCTGTAATATTAAATTCTATAAATAAAAAAATTGGGCCATTGGTAGAATGGTTGATTTTGGATGAAAACAATATGTTTGGTATATTTAGAATGATGCCAAAAAGAATACAAATTCCTGAAAATATTAAAGAACAATTAATTGTTGAATTATATTCAAAATAA
- the rpsK gene encoding 30S ribosomal protein S11 has product MVKSSSVKKKLVVVDSVGKAHIQATFNNIIITLTNKKGDVIAWSSAGKMNFKGSKKNTPYAAQMVAENVAKQGLTAGIKKVEVKVKGPGAGRDAAIRALSNSGIVVTIIKDITPLPHNGCRPPKRRRV; this is encoded by the coding sequence ATGGTAAAATCATCATCGGTTAAAAAAAAATTAGTAGTAGTAGATTCTGTAGGAAAAGCTCATATTCAAGCTACTTTTAATAATATTATTATAACCTTAACAAATAAAAAAGGTGATGTTATTGCATGGTCTTCTGCTGGAAAGATGAATTTTAAAGGATCTAAAAAAAATACTCCATATGCTGCTCAAATGGTAGCGGAAAATGTTGCCAAACAAGGATTAACTGCTGGAATAAAAAAAGTGGAAGTCAAAGTTAAAGGCCCTGGAGCTGGAAGAGATGCAGCTATACGAGCATTGAGTAATTCTGGTATTGTAGTAACAATAATTAAAGATATAACCCCATTACCGCATAATGGTTGTCGTCCTCCTAAAAGGAGGAGAGTTTAA
- the rpsM gene encoding 30S ribosomal protein S13 codes for MSVRISGVDLPRSKRGIVGLTYLYGIGKNLSKKILHIIRIDENKKVGDWSDDDISKIRKYISDYIKIEGELRSEIQFNIKRLMDIGCYVGTRHRKGLPLRGQKTKNNCRTRKGRKKTVANKKKVTK; via the coding sequence ATGTCTGTAAGAATTTCAGGAGTAGATCTTCCAAGATCTAAGAGAGGTATTGTAGGTCTAACTTATTTGTATGGAATAGGTAAAAATTTATCTAAAAAAATACTCCATATTATTAGAATAGATGAAAATAAAAAGGTTGGGGATTGGTCTGATGATGATATTAGTAAAATTAGAAAGTATATATCTGATTATATAAAAATTGAAGGGGAATTAAGATCTGAAATTCAATTTAATATAAAACGATTGATGGATATAGGTTGTTATGTAGGAACTAGACATAGAAAAGGGTTACCATTGAGAGGGCAAAAAACGAAGAACAATTGCAGAACTAGAAAAGGAAGAAAAAAAACTGTAGCGAATAAGAAGAAAGTAACAAAATAA
- the rpmJ gene encoding 50S ribosomal protein L36 translates to MKIRASLKKRTDNCKIVIRKRRLRIINKKNPRFKQKQG, encoded by the coding sequence ATGAAAATAAGAGCATCTTTAAAAAAAAGAACTGATAATTGTAAAATTGTTATTAGAAAAAGACGTCTACGTATTATTAATAAAAAAAATCCTAGATTTAAACAAAAACAAGGTTAG
- the infA gene encoding translation initiation factor IF-1, whose amino-acid sequence MAKQKHIEVDGTIIDSSPNAMFRVELENGCIVKAHISGKMRMHYIKILPGDKVRLEMSSYDLERGRITYRY is encoded by the coding sequence ATGGCTAAACAAAAGCATATTGAAGTTGATGGAACTATTATTGATTCATCTCCAAATGCAATGTTTCGTGTAGAATTAGAAAATGGATGTATTGTCAAAGCTCATATATCAGGTAAAATGAGAATGCATTATATAAAAATATTACCAGGAGATAAAGTGAGATTAGAAATGTCTTCTTATGATTTAGAAAGAGGGAGAATAACTTATAGATATTAG
- the secY gene encoding preprotein translocase subunit SecY has protein sequence MNNFIISFYKIWNVKELRKKIIITLALLLVYRFGAYIPIPGINPLGISDFIEKFNSGSKGLMQILSSFTGGAFNRASVLALGIMPYISASIIIQLMCIIIPNLQRLQRDGESGRKRISSITRWLTVGICLIQAPVYLISLTQKFIPFDTSKTTYLIDLHTFYGKSMFWIIGITILTSGTLFTMWLGDKITDKGIGNGISLIIMSGIIARFPDAISKEIFSKLEIGNGGLIVLFLEFLLWLLVILFSIVIIQAIRKIPVQYVSHYKSLGIDSQLTHKKHQYIPLKMTAAGVMPIIFSQAIMLFPLTFSDYVKNIKIKNFFYLFQDIYGLWYNLTISILVIVFTFFYTAIAIPVNQMADDLKRNGGHIPRIKPGKETAEYIDHILSIITLPGAILLAIIAILPSIVFRIGLTQNFALFYGGTSLLIVVGVILDISQQVNIYLLNYHYDGLMMMKYRSSRYTR, from the coding sequence ATGAATAATTTTATTATATCTTTTTATAAGATTTGGAATGTAAAAGAATTACGAAAAAAAATAATAATAACTTTAGCTTTATTATTAGTATATCGTTTTGGCGCTTATATTCCTATTCCAGGTATTAATCCTTTAGGAATTAGTGATTTTATAGAAAAATTTAATTCAGGTTCTAAAGGATTAATGCAAATTTTATCCTCTTTTACAGGAGGGGCTTTTAACCGTGCATCTGTCTTAGCTTTAGGTATTATGCCATATATATCCGCATCTATTATAATACAATTGATGTGTATAATTATTCCTAACTTACAAAGATTACAAAGGGATGGAGAAAGTGGGAGAAAGCGAATTAGTTCTATAACCAGATGGTTGACTGTAGGAATATGTTTAATTCAAGCTCCTGTATATCTCATTTCTTTAACTCAAAAATTTATTCCTTTTGATACTTCTAAAACCACTTATTTAATTGATTTACATACTTTTTATGGAAAAAGTATGTTTTGGATTATAGGAATAACAATTTTAACTTCAGGAACTTTATTTACCATGTGGTTAGGAGATAAAATAACAGATAAAGGAATAGGAAATGGAATTTCTTTGATTATTATGTCTGGAATCATAGCACGTTTTCCTGATGCCATAAGCAAAGAAATATTTAGTAAACTAGAAATCGGAAATGGAGGATTAATCGTTTTATTTCTTGAATTTTTATTATGGTTATTAGTTATTTTGTTTTCTATTGTAATTATTCAAGCTATTAGAAAAATTCCAGTACAATACGTTTCTCATTATAAATCTTTAGGTATAGATTCTCAGTTAACTCATAAAAAACATCAATATATTCCATTAAAAATGACAGCAGCTGGTGTTATGCCTATTATATTTTCTCAAGCTATTATGTTATTTCCATTAACTTTTTCTGATTATGTCAAAAACATAAAAATTAAAAATTTTTTTTATCTATTTCAAGATATTTATGGATTGTGGTATAATTTAACTATTTCTATATTAGTTATAGTTTTTACTTTTTTTTATACAGCTATTGCTATCCCAGTAAATCAAATGGCTGATGATTTAAAAAGAAATGGGGGACATATCCCTAGAATTAAACCTGGAAAAGAAACTGCTGAATATATAGATCATATTTTATCAATAATAACATTACCTGGAGCTATTTTATTAGCAATAATAGCAATACTCCCATCTATAGTTTTTCGCATAGGCCTTACTCAAAATTTTGCGTTATTTTATGGAGGAACTTCATTATTAATTGTAGTAGGAGTAATTTTAGATATTTCACAACAAGTGAATATATATTTATTAAACTATCATTATGATGGATTAATGATGATGAAATATCGTAGTAGTAGATATACTAGATAA
- the rplO gene encoding 50S ribosomal protein L15, producing the protein MDDNYLKINCLYPNNGSKKEKLRLGRGQGSGKGGTCGRGHKGAKSRSGFSKKKGFEGGQMPLQRRVPKFGFRGKIKGKKIVGINLDTIQNCINNNKEEKEKKIVNKEFFLKNNLAKKNDFIKILGRGELHLSLKIYAYQFSKKALFSIKKIGGEAVLN; encoded by the coding sequence ATGGATGATAATTATTTAAAAATTAATTGTTTGTATCCAAATAATGGATCTAAAAAAGAAAAATTAAGATTGGGAAGAGGACAAGGTTCTGGAAAGGGAGGTACTTGTGGAAGAGGACATAAAGGAGCAAAATCTAGATCTGGTTTTTCTAAAAAAAAAGGATTTGAAGGAGGACAAATGCCACTTCAAAGAAGAGTTCCTAAATTTGGGTTTAGGGGAAAAATTAAAGGTAAAAAAATCGTTGGTATCAATTTAGATACCATTCAAAATTGTATTAACAATAATAAAGAAGAAAAAGAAAAAAAAATTGTTAATAAAGAATTTTTTTTAAAAAATAATTTGGCTAAAAAAAATGATTTTATAAAAATTTTAGGAAGGGGGGAGCTTCATCTTTCATTAAAGATATATGCATATCAATTTAGTAAAAAAGCTTTATTTTCTATAAAAAAAATAGGAGGAGAAGCTGTATTAAATTAA
- the rpsE gene encoding 30S ribosomal protein S5, which produces MRILKQNMSEKKIKYTGLELKEKLVGVTRVCKVTKGRRYFSFSAIVIKGNENGIVGYGFGKSKEAPDAIHKAGEQAKRNLCQVCVFNGTIPHEQEAKYGGAHILIKPASDGTGIIAGGPLRAVLEAAGLRNVLSKSKGSSNHHNVIKATIKALSKMRDVHIISKQRGITRKEVYDG; this is translated from the coding sequence ATTAGAATTTTAAAACAAAATATGTCTGAAAAAAAAATAAAATATACAGGATTAGAGTTAAAAGAAAAATTAGTTGGAGTTACAAGAGTATGTAAAGTAACTAAAGGTAGAAGATATTTTAGTTTTAGCGCAATTGTTATTAAAGGAAATGAAAATGGAATAGTCGGTTATGGTTTTGGAAAATCGAAAGAAGCACCCGATGCTATTCACAAAGCTGGAGAACAAGCCAAAAGAAATCTTTGTCAAGTGTGTGTTTTCAATGGAACTATACCTCATGAACAAGAGGCTAAATATGGAGGAGCACATATTCTTATTAAACCAGCTTCTGACGGAACAGGAATAATTGCTGGGGGCCCTTTAAGGGCTGTTCTTGAAGCAGCAGGATTAAGAAATGTTTTATCCAAATCTAAAGGATCATCCAATCATCATAATGTTATAAAAGCAACCATAAAAGCATTAAGTAAAATGAGAGATGTTCATATTATATCTAAACAAAGAGGAATAACTAGAAAAGAAGTATACGATGGATGA
- the rplR gene encoding 50S ribosomal protein L18 has product MKNKKFKKIMGDPNRPRISVFRSNKEIYVQIIDDLSGKTLVSSSSKEKEFHKYKKNKTELAYEVGKLLGNRAQKLKIKKLVFDKGRYLYHGRIRSLAEGIRKIGLEF; this is encoded by the coding sequence ATGAAAAATAAAAAATTTAAAAAAATTATGGGGGATCCGAATAGACCTAGAATTTCCGTTTTCAGAAGTAATAAAGAAATATATGTACAAATAATAGATGATTTATCTGGAAAAACTTTAGTTTCTTCTTCTTCAAAAGAAAAAGAATTTCACAAATATAAAAAAAATAAAACGGAATTAGCTTATGAAGTTGGTAAATTATTAGGAAATAGAGCACAAAAATTGAAAATAAAAAAATTAGTTTTTGATAAAGGAAGATATTTATACCATGGTAGAATTAGATCTTTAGCTGAAGGAATCCGAAAAATTGGATTAGAATTTTAA
- the rplF gene encoding 50S ribosomal protein L6, producing MSRIGKKPIFIPKDVNIKIIDNEISIKGSLGNLSQKILKGFQLDLNQNQLLISRNHEDKKSKSLHGLYHVLIKNMIIGVTKGFHKILELVGVGYRASYNGEILDLNLGYSHNIMIQLPKEINIEIQSKKGKNPIIILKSYDKQLLGIIAAKIRSFRVPEPYKGKGIRYFGEEVRRKAGKSA from the coding sequence ATGTCTAGAATTGGAAAAAAACCTATTTTTATTCCTAAAGATGTTAATATAAAAATTATTGATAACGAAATATCAATCAAAGGATCTCTAGGAAATTTAAGTCAAAAAATATTAAAAGGATTTCAATTGGATTTGAATCAAAATCAATTGTTAATTAGTAGAAATCATGAAGATAAAAAATCTAAATCTTTACATGGATTATATCATGTATTAATTAAAAATATGATTATAGGAGTTACAAAAGGATTCCACAAAATATTAGAATTAGTAGGAGTTGGATATAGAGCTTCTTATAATGGAGAAATTTTAGATTTAAATTTGGGTTATTCTCATAATATTATGATACAACTTCCTAAAGAAATTAATATAGAGATACAATCTAAAAAAGGAAAAAATCCCATTATTATTTTAAAATCTTATGATAAACAATTATTAGGGATAATAGCTGCAAAAATTAGATCTTTTAGAGTCCCAGAACCTTATAAAGGAAAAGGAATAAGATATTTTGGAGAGGAGGTTAGAAGAAAAGCAGGAAAATCCGCTTAA
- the rpsH gene encoding 30S ribosomal protein S8, translating into MDVIADFLTRIRNASLAKHKLLEVSSSKIKKEIVDVLLENGYILDYKIEKNKKIIKIALKYYKEKTSVIQKIIRISKPGLRKYCKYKNIPRVLNGLGIAIISTSSGIITDKQAKNKKIGGEILCYVY; encoded by the coding sequence ATGGATGTAATTGCTGATTTTTTAACTAGAATTCGAAATGCTAGTTTAGCAAAACATAAACTTCTTGAAGTTTCATCTTCTAAAATAAAAAAAGAAATTGTTGATGTTTTATTAGAAAATGGATATATTTTAGATTACAAAATAGAAAAAAATAAAAAAATAATTAAAATAGCTTTGAAGTATTACAAAGAAAAAACTTCTGTTATTCAAAAAATTATTAGAATTAGTAAACCAGGATTAAGGAAATATTGTAAATATAAAAATATACCCAGAGTATTAAATGGATTAGGAATTGCTATAATATCCACTTCTAGTGGAATAATTACAGATAAACAGGCAAAAAATAAAAAAATAGGAGGAGAAATATTATGTTATGTATATTGA
- the rpsN gene encoding 30S ribosomal protein S14 — protein sequence MAKESVKARQKKREKIVLKYANKRKILKKTGNYELLQKLPKDASPVRLRNRCTISGRCRGYMRQFGVSRIVFRNLVSQGLIPGVKKASW from the coding sequence ATGGCTAAAGAATCTGTTAAAGCGAGACAAAAAAAAAGAGAAAAAATAGTTTTAAAATATGCAAATAAAAGAAAAATTTTAAAAAAGACTGGAAATTATGAATTATTACAAAAATTACCTAAAGATGCTTCTCCTGTTCGTTTAAGAAATAGATGTACCATTTCCGGTAGATGTAGAGGATACATGCGTCAGTTTGGAGTATCTCGTATTGTTTTTAGAAATTTAGTTTCTCAAGGACTCATTCCTGGAGTAAAAAAAGCAAGTTGGTAG
- the rplE gene encoding 50S ribosomal protein L5, translated as MIYQSRFQKLYREKIVPDLIKKFGYSSIMEVPKLKKIVVHQGVGSSVLDKKIIDHSMNEITDITGQKAIFCYSKHDESGFKLRKGMPIGVKVTLRRMRMYEFLERLIVISLPRVRDFNGVKESSFDNYGNYNMGITEQIIYPEINIDKIKKNMGMNITFVTSAKNNEEAKSLLSLFGIPFKFKKNKNG; from the coding sequence ATGATTTATCAATCTAGATTTCAAAAACTTTACAGAGAAAAAATAGTTCCCGATTTAATAAAAAAATTTGGATATAGTTCTATTATGGAAGTTCCTAAATTAAAAAAAATAGTGGTACATCAAGGAGTTGGTTCATCTGTTTTGGATAAAAAAATAATAGATCATTCTATGAATGAAATAACGGATATTACAGGACAAAAAGCAATTTTTTGTTATTCTAAGCATGATGAATCAGGATTCAAGCTCAGGAAAGGAATGCCTATAGGGGTTAAAGTTACTTTGAGAAGAATGAGAATGTATGAATTTTTGGAAAGACTTATTGTTATTTCATTACCTAGGGTAAGAGATTTTAATGGAGTAAAAGAAAGTAGTTTTGATAATTATGGAAATTATAATATGGGGATTACAGAGCAAATAATTTATCCTGAAATAAATATTGATAAAATTAAAAAAAACATGGGAATGAATATTACGTTCGTAACGTCTGCAAAAAATAATGAGGAAGCTAAAAGTCTTTTATCTTTATTTGGAATCCCTTTTAAATTTAAAAAGAATAAAAATGGCTAA
- the rplX gene encoding 50S ribosomal protein L24 produces MKKIKKEDKILILSGNYKGTEGIIVKVFSKKNKAIIRGVNMVKRHTKPSPREPKGGIIEKEAPIHLSNLKKLN; encoded by the coding sequence ATGAAAAAAATAAAAAAAGAAGATAAAATATTGATTTTATCAGGAAATTATAAAGGAACTGAAGGGATAATTGTAAAAGTTTTTTCTAAAAAAAATAAGGCGATTATACGTGGAGTCAATATGGTTAAAAGACATACTAAACCTTCTCCAAGAGAACCTAAAGGTGGAATTATAGAAAAAGAAGCTCCTATACATTTATCTAATTTGAAAAAATTAAATTAA
- the rplN gene encoding 50S ribosomal protein L14, with protein sequence MLQQESRCKVSDNTGAKEVLVIRVLGGTKKRYALLGDTIVVSIKIAISGGNTIKKGQVCKAVVIRTKNRTRRKDGSYISFDDNACVLINTSGEIMGTRVFGPVARELREKEYMKIISLAQEVL encoded by the coding sequence ATGTTACAACAAGAATCTAGATGTAAGGTATCGGATAATACAGGAGCTAAGGAAGTTTTAGTGATTCGAGTTTTAGGTGGAACTAAAAAGAGATATGCTTTATTAGGCGATACTATAGTAGTTAGTATAAAAATAGCTATTTCTGGAGGAAATACAATTAAAAAGGGACAAGTTTGTAAAGCAGTAGTAATTAGAACGAAAAATAGAACTAGAAGAAAAGATGGATCTTATATAAGTTTTGATGACAATGCTTGTGTATTAATTAATACTTCTGGAGAAATAATGGGAACAAGAGTTTTTGGTCCAGTAGCAAGAGAACTTAGAGAAAAAGAATATATGAAAATTATTTCTTTAGCACAAGAAGTTTTGTGA
- the rpsQ gene encoding 30S ribosomal protein S17 produces MIKGYKSDKKNRNIRKQKQGIVISDKMEKTIVVYELRKVKHRFYGKSVTKNKKYMVHDEKNISKNGDKVSIMETRPISKKKCWRLVTILEKFE; encoded by the coding sequence ATGATAAAAGGATATAAATCTGATAAAAAAAATAGAAACATTCGAAAACAAAAACAGGGAATAGTTATCAGTGATAAAATGGAGAAAACTATTGTTGTATATGAACTTAGAAAAGTTAAACATAGATTTTATGGAAAAAGTGTTACAAAAAATAAAAAATATATGGTTCATGATGAAAAAAATATTTCTAAAAATGGAGATAAAGTAAGCATTATGGAAACACGTCCTATAAGCAAAAAAAAATGCTGGAGATTAGTTACTATTTTAGAAAAATTTGAATAA
- the rpmC gene encoding 50S ribosomal protein L29 — translation MNNLDLKNLSISDLMKKIDENKKNYQRIKFNHHIKMLKNPIEIKFLRRNIAKLKTEYNKKINDKRI, via the coding sequence ATGAATAATTTAGACCTTAAAAATTTATCAATTTCTGATTTAATGAAAAAAATTGATGAAAATAAAAAAAATTATCAGAGGATAAAATTCAATCATCATATCAAAATGCTTAAAAATCCTATAGAAATTAAATTTTTAAGAAGGAATATTGCTAAATTAAAGACTGAATATAATAAAAAAATTAATGATAAAAGGATATAA
- the rplP gene encoding 50S ribosomal protein L16 has translation MLQPKKTKYKKKQKGRIRGNAKKGVLLSRGLYGIKALEGAWITSRQLEAARIAATRYMKREGQLWINVFPDKPATKKPQEVRMGKGKGPVEFWVSVVKPGRILFEIDGVEMNVAKEALRLAAQKLPIKMKFIFSNEIKL, from the coding sequence ATGTTACAACCAAAAAAAACAAAATATAAAAAAAAACAAAAAGGAAGAATTCGTGGAAACGCCAAAAAAGGCGTTCTTCTTTCTAGAGGTTTATACGGGATTAAAGCTTTAGAAGGAGCATGGATAACCTCTAGACAATTAGAAGCGGCAAGAATTGCGGCTACAAGATATATGAAAAGGGAAGGACAATTATGGATTAATGTTTTTCCTGATAAACCTGCTACAAAAAAACCACAAGAGGTGCGTATGGGAAAGGGAAAAGGCCCAGTTGAATTTTGGGTATCTGTAGTAAAACCTGGAAGAATTTTATTTGAAATAGATGGAGTTGAGATGAATGTAGCTAAAGAAGCATTAAGATTAGCTGCTCAAAAACTTCCTATAAAAATGAAATTTATTTTTTCTAATGAAATCAAATTATGA
- the rpsC gene encoding 30S ribosomal protein S3: MGQKTNPIVNRLGIITGWQSSWCNNYKDRIQEDFKVRRYIEARLPKGIVSRIFIERTLKFITITIRTSRPALVIGKRGDEVDTVRKELKKLTKKEIQINISEVKRPELDAPLVSKGLVRQLENRISYKKAIKLSILSAIRMNAQGIKVQISGRLNGSEMARRETYKEGRISLGTFRADVDYHMAVAHTVYGSIGIKVWIMKGEIYGKRELSPILGIQNKQKRGYKPYYRKKNK; encoded by the coding sequence ATGGGACAAAAAACAAATCCAATTGTTAATCGTCTTGGTATCATAACAGGATGGCAATCTAGTTGGTGTAATAATTATAAGGATAGAATACAAGAAGATTTTAAAGTTAGAAGATATATAGAAGCTAGACTTCCAAAGGGAATAGTTTCCCGAATTTTTATAGAAAGAACTTTAAAATTTATAACAATAACAATTAGAACATCAAGACCGGCTCTTGTTATAGGAAAAAGAGGAGATGAAGTAGACACAGTTAGAAAAGAATTGAAAAAACTTACGAAAAAAGAAATTCAAATTAATATTTCTGAAGTTAAACGTCCTGAATTAGATGCTCCATTAGTTTCCAAAGGGTTAGTCAGACAATTGGAAAATCGTATTTCTTATAAAAAAGCAATTAAATTATCTATTCTTTCTGCTATAAGAATGAATGCTCAAGGTATAAAAGTTCAAATTTCTGGTAGGCTTAATGGATCAGAGATGGCAAGACGTGAAACTTATAAAGAAGGAAGAATTTCTTTGGGAACTTTTCGTGCTGATGTAGATTATCATATGGCTGTAGCTCATACAGTTTATGGAAGTATAGGAATTAAAGTATGGATAATGAAAGGAGAAATATACGGAAAAAGAGAATTATCTCCCATATTAGGAATTCAAAATAAACAAAAAAGAGGTTATAAACCCTATTATAGGAAAAAAAATAAATAA
- a CDS encoding large ribosomal subunit protein uL22, with product MKQETSVVSASLNGVRNSPRKMRLIANLIRNKEIHRALDLLTYSSKRRVSFILKKLLLSLLSNWKKKYNEFYSEKKEFLYIKEIRVNQGKTLKRLRPVPQGRGHRIRKRSSNIIVILDKKKEI from the coding sequence ATGAAACAGGAAACTAGTGTAGTTTCAGCTTCTTTAAATGGAGTTAGAAATTCTCCTAGAAAAATGAGACTGATAGCAAATTTAATTCGAAATAAGGAAATACACAGAGCGTTAGATTTATTAACTTATAGTAGCAAAAGAAGAGTTTCTTTTATTTTAAAAAAACTACTTCTTTCTTTATTATCTAATTGGAAAAAAAAATATAATGAATTTTATTCTGAAAAAAAAGAATTTTTATATATAAAAGAAATTAGAGTTAATCAAGGAAAAACCTTAAAAAGATTACGTCCTGTTCCACAAGGGAGAGGACATAGAATTAGAAAAAGATCAAGTAATATAATAGTTATTTTAGATAAGAAAAAAGAAATATAA
- the rpsS gene encoding 30S ribosomal protein S19 → MARSIKKGPYVSQKLYKKVLNNVKLDKKTVIKTWSRPSTILPDFVGQTFSVHNGKQFINVYITENMIGHKLGEFAPTRTFRGHTGSKSKLKMKN, encoded by the coding sequence ATGGCAAGATCTATAAAAAAAGGACCATATGTTTCGCAGAAGTTATATAAAAAAGTATTAAATAATGTAAAATTAGATAAAAAAACTGTAATTAAAACTTGGTCTAGACCTTCCACTATTTTACCTGATTTTGTAGGACAAACTTTTTCTGTTCATAATGGTAAGCAATTTATTAATGTGTATATTACAGAAAATATGATTGGTCATAAACTTGGAGAGTTCGCTCCAACTCGTACTTTTAGAGGACACACTGGATCTAAAAGTAAATTGAAAATGAAAAATTAA
- the rplB gene encoding 50S ribosomal protein L2: MSTKKLKPITPGQRFRIVNCFDQLTNYAVEKTLVKGKCKSGGRNNVGRMTMRYFGGGHKKKYRIIDFKRRKFGITAVIKSIEYDPNRSSYISLLHYEDGEKRYIVTIEGFKVGEKVISGKNIPFNIGNSTFLSEIPLGTNISCIELRPGQGAKIARSAGSFAQLFAKDEKYATIKFPSGEVRMIMITCMATIGIVSNSDHQLETYGKAGNKRHIGRRPRTRGVAMNPVDHPMGGGEGKASGGIPRNRKGKPAKGFRTRSKKRYSNQYILQRRKK, translated from the coding sequence ATGTCAACAAAAAAATTGAAACCCATAACACCTGGTCAACGTTTTAGAATTGTTAATTGTTTTGATCAACTTACAAATTATGCTGTTGAAAAAACTTTAGTAAAAGGAAAATGTAAATCTGGAGGAAGGAATAATGTAGGTCGTATGACTATGCGTTATTTTGGAGGTGGTCATAAAAAAAAATATAGGATAATAGATTTTAAAAGAAGAAAATTTGGAATTACTGCTGTAATCAAGTCTATAGAATATGACCCTAATCGATCTTCTTATATTTCCTTACTTCATTACGAGGATGGGGAAAAGAGATATATTGTAACAATAGAAGGATTTAAAGTAGGAGAAAAAGTAATTTCTGGAAAGAATATTCCTTTTAATATAGGAAATTCTACTTTTTTAAGTGAGATCCCTTTGGGAACTAATATATCCTGTATAGAACTTAGACCAGGACAAGGTGCTAAAATAGCAAGAAGCGCAGGATCTTTTGCTCAATTATTTGCAAAAGATGAAAAATATGCAACAATTAAATTTCCTTCTGGAGAAGTTAGAATGATAATGATTACTTGCATGGCTACAATTGGAATTGTTTCTAATTCTGACCATCAATTAGAAACATATGGAAAAGCTGGAAATAAGAGACATATAGGAAGAAGACCTAGAACACGAGGTGTAGCTATGAATCCTGTAGATCATCCAATGGGAGGAGGAGAAGGAAAGGCATCTGGAGGTATTCCTAGAAATAGAAAAGGAAAACCTGCTAAAGGATTTAGAACTCGTTCTAAAAAACGATATTCTAATCAATATATTTTGCAAAGAAGAAAAAAGTAA